The Pyrenophora tritici-repentis strain M4 chromosome 9, whole genome shotgun sequence sequence AAAGCAGAGTGTGCACGACGGCGGACAATGAAGGAGAGGGCCGCAGATCCGAAAAGCCCTGAAGTTCTCTCCGCGGAGGACGAAAGCTACGGACTGGTAGCTGAAGTGATGAATCAGGAGACGTTTATCTTGCTCAATCGCTTCATGCAAACAAGTCAAGATGAGAAGGCGTGGCGAGATCTCAACGCTGGATTGAAGTGTTTTACGCAAATCCTACTCACTGTACATGAAATGTCCGAGTCGGTACTCGAGGACGACCAAGAAATTGCAGAAAACATCCAGAATCGTATATTTTACGAAGAGTCGACACACGATCGCATAGTAACGATCCTGCGATCATACAAGGATCAAGGTTTCGGTTATCTGGATGCAGTCACGGAGCTCTCACACGTCTTTTTGCGGATGCTAGAGCGCTATGCCAAGCAAAACGTCGATATGCAGATTCGATCGAAGCGAAGGGCACGAAAcatcaagaagaagaaggcagaTAAACAGggcgaggagggagaggaagAGGGTCATGTCTCCGAGACGGAAGACATCCAACAAGCTCAGAAGACCGTCTCGGAGCGCAAGTTCGACTTCACGAGATTCTCAGCCAAGTTTGTGAACCAGAGCAGTGTTGACACATTCGTGGCCTTTGCAAAGTACTTCAATGACCTCAACACAGAACAACTGAAACGAGCTCACCGCTTCTTCCATCGTGTCGCTTTCAAGATGGAGTTGGGTGTTTTGTTGTGCCGAGTCGATATCTTGCAGTTGTTCAACAAAATGATAAAGGGCCCAGGAGGTCTTGACCCCGAGTCTCCTGCCTATAGGGAGTGGGACGACTTCGTGAGGCACTTCTTCAGACACGTGGTCAAGCGAGTACAGGAAAGACCGGAGCTGGTGGTGGAGATGCTGTTCAGCAAGATCCCAGCGACGATTTTCTTTCTTGAGCACGGATACGACCGCGAGGTCACTGTCAAAGCACCACGAGCGCCCGCGGAGCTGGAAGTTAAGCCTGGCATAGAATTGCCCGAACAGATTGGTGTTGCTGTCAGTGTGCTTGTGAACCAATCAAAGTCCGATGCTATCCGATGGGTACGGGAAGTTCTCACCTCAGCAGCCGAAGAGCGTAAAGCATGGGAAGAAGCAGGGGAGGCACAGAAGATGTTGACTGCAGATGTACAACCTCCCGAGGGCGAAATGACAGCTGAAAACACAGAGGCCGAGACAACCAAGCCTCCCTCAATCCGTAAGTTGGGTCTTCTATGTATGTGAAAGTATGCTAATGAGGGCTAGTAATCAAGCACGACACCGAAGAACGGCGTATAGCTATGTTCAAAGACAACAAACTACGACTACTCATGACCCTAGTGGGTTTCGAAAGGCTGGGAGAACATCACGACCCAGACGCTACATGGATCGTTCCATCATCCCTCACATCTGCACAATTGCAAGAGGCTATTGATCTCATTCGCAAGTTTGAATTCGACCCGCCAACGTACGAGGATGGCAAAGCACCGGAAGATATGCTTCGCAGCAAGACAACAGTGGCGCAACCCTCGACTCGTCGTGCAGAATTTGACGATGATTCCGATGGCATAGATCATCAGTCAGAGGAGGACCATGGAGAATATGCACAAGGTGGGGCTACCACACGGGAGGCGGATGGTCCCCGGAAGAAACTGAAGCGCCGTCGCCGGGAACGGACACCGCGCGAGCTCGATGATGATGAGAAGGAGCGTAGGGCTGAGGCTCGCCGCAAGAAAGAACTCGAAAAGCAAGCCGCAGCTCTAAGTACTACATATGTGCACGACTCCGATGATGAGGATTGGGATGCTGAAAAGGACGCTGCCTTCTTCGCACGAGAGGAGGCGCTCCGGCAAGAGAACCTCAAGGCTTACAAGAAGTCACACATACTTGGAACAGTGGAGCCTATTGCTTCAAAGAAAAGGAAAGCCGATGCTCCAGCAAAGAAGACCAAGAGACGGAAGGCACCATTTGATGACAGTGACGAAGACATGGGAGATGCTGAGAGCAGTAGGGCTCAGTCCGAGGCTGCTGGTGACATTCTagatgatgacgacgaaAATGAGGAAGAGACCACAGACACGCCGCTTTCGTCACAGAACGCTGTCGCTGCAGCAGTTAGTGAAGCCAGTACACCAAGGAAACTGTCGGAAAACGCATCCAAGACCACAGATGTTGCCATGGTGAATGCGGATACGGACGATGATGAAGAGGATGAAATGCCTGTTGCTCGAAGGCCAGCGGCGCGGAATATGAGAGCAGGATTTGTTATTGATAGCGATTCGGAGTAGGCCTCTGGTATAGGCTGCATAGAAGGTATCCCAGGTTTGTTGTTTCTAGCGTTGAATACCCATCGTCCTTATGCCACTTAACGAGGTCATTCCATGTGCAGTATCAGTCGGGCATCTGGGTGACACGGAATACTTGACAGTATGGGTAAGCACCTAGTTGGCGTGTCTGGCGCCTACAGTGACTTttgtacactagtatgtcaagtgGTTTATGTCGCCCGGGTGCATCATACACCTGTAACAGCTATCGCTTTCATGATTCAGAACCAGTACATGGTTCCACTGTCTTTCATCTTACAAATTCGTGTTTCTGTCACATGACGTTGTAATTGCGCCGTTGTGCTGCTGCGAACGACCGGCTCCTTCGTGCTTTCCTTGTTTACCTCTAAACACCAATCTCAACACTACCCCCGAAAAAGTGAGTACTTCTTCTCCACGCACGCCTCGCATCACACTACAGC is a genomic window containing:
- a CDS encoding drug resistance protein MdrA, encoding MPQTTLDDWAQDTVNPEVRAHVSSLISALGGIGDDGTYSLGHDALLCLKDLRKWLKFADQQNNRRDVARCMAEANLVKGDLLEILAKIAPAAMESAWKHKIAVATLELLVPLTWPFEIDPTEATVNHHRHGPYIQLAQIGYKRAILQFDRDRILQTAVKIALPSMAVPLRERSPRDEGIIRIALYFIRNIAMLSPPNSAPMDIDEAEVSRSATIDAFQEQDIFQVLLSIASSIGEDFVSQDVIVLEILFFLLKGIDAEKLFMEDKKLNTKNADELKSLIQKEKAMLAGHARNAPTRHNRFGTMIWVKRDDEKVTTISGQDVLGKAQASMEKMDATKKWNKPRRPGRKQDGNEEREEFDLPVSLSTSARKHIKAFVEEFLDSSFNPLFLHLRKAIERETERVETRHSRQFFYLVSWFLKAECARRRTMKERAADPKSPEVLSAEDESYGLVAEVMNQETFILLNRFMQTSQDEKAWRDLNAGLKCFTQILLTVHEMSESVLEDDQEIAENIQNRIFYEESTHDRIVTILRSYKDQGFGYLDAVTELSHVFLRMLERYAKQNVDMQIRSKRRARNIKKKKADKQGEEGEEEGHVSETEDIQQAQKTVSERKFDFTRFSAKFVNQSSVDTFVAFAKYFNDLNTEQLKRAHRFFHRVAFKMELGVLLCRVDILQLFNKMIKGPGGLDPESPAYREWDDFVRHFFRHVVKRVQERPELVVEMLFSKIPATIFFLEHGYDREVTVKAPRAPAELEVKPGIELPEQIGVAVSVLVNQSKSDAIRWVREVLTSAAEERKAWEEAGEAQKMLTADVQPPEGEMTAENTEAETTKPPSILIKHDTEERRIAMFKDNKLRLLMTLVGFERLGEHHDPDATWIVPSSLTSAQLQEAIDLIRKFEFDPPTYEDGKAPEDMLRSKTTVAQPSTRRAEFDDDSDGIDHQSEEDHGEYAQGGATTREADGPRKKLKRRRRERTPRELDDDEKERRAEARRKKELEKQAAALSTTYVHDSDDEDWDAEKDAAFFAREEALRQENLKAYKKSHILGTVEPIASKKRKADAPAKKTKRRKAPFDDSDEDMGDAESSRAQSEAAGDILDDDDENEEETTDTPLSSQNAVAAAVSEASTPRKLSENASKTTDVAMVNADTDDDEEDEMPVARRPAARNMRAGFVIDSDSE